From Elaeis guineensis isolate ETL-2024a chromosome 16, EG11, whole genome shotgun sequence, a single genomic window includes:
- the LOC140854277 gene encoding transcription factor SRM1-like encodes MVLELAPLVNPEGTPDRWSRISANFPMKDDLQKEEGGNSGDGCILGMAPEQRPPKDQNTSFGSGRRSQVRRKAKPWTEEEHRLFLQGLATYGKGDWKSISRHTVVTKTAVQVASHAQKFFIRQKQDMERKRKSIHDVTNP; translated from the exons ATGGTTTTGGAGCTTGCTCCCTTGGTAAACCCAGAGGGAACGCCAGATCGATGGTCTCGGATTAGTGCCAATTTTCCAATGAAAGATGACTTGCAGAAGGAAGAAGGTGGCAATTCCGGTGATGGATGTATTTTGGGTATGGCACCGGAGCAACGCCCACCGAAAGATCAGAACACCTCTTTTGGATCAGGACGCCGCAGTCAGGTGAGGAGGAAGGCTAAGCCATGGACGGAGGAGGAACAtcg ATTATTTTTACAGGGACTTGCAACTTATGGGAAGGGAGATTGGAAGAGCATATCTCGACATACAGTGGTGACGAAAACGGCAGTACAAGTGGCCAGTCATGCACAGAAGTTCTTCATCCGTCAAAAACAAGACATGGAGCGCAAGAGAAAGAGCATCCACGATGTC
- the LOC140854381 gene encoding uncharacterized protein, with the protein MADKEADGKVDELKWLETLDKELQDTNKERSICSSLEQSVLNCEQELNGRASSMLPVSSSVKTQHDQDASREFKNQITGSQDGACLTKSVETGSEKQRHEERANKSSFSTCFLGLLLNSGGPDVSVKDFQSMHSSLNFSIKDSAQECNRRFPWPSIGVNACVSKQKQIVDDIITGSQMLEKRQAPPLDKFKRNANEWSEEELDFLWIGVRRYGVNNWNAMLRDPKLCFMKSRAAEDLAERWNLEQRKLLNGALFKPGTLSVPDLSLPPFTTDSWPAKPSLSNHYGGNGAWSACSEFPMLTAEPKLSLGDVYLKNENTFKRNPLHSLGLGPANPLTSVSPPADSILCSFPVGSSFPGSGLAHHKSFNVHTRYDYESSSSHHKSVERLTQDHQPTSVPASNLPHWLRDVLIPQPKPSNSTLPPVSALAQPASMLSTDTRVEPTAPPKDSRGRGILKRKNITSGNHASTVSVSERSVSMNEHRMGKRPGALPTLGVNSPKPTSVNTGSGLNGVSNLNKNSGPGGPSNLVVIDSDASSEETISDS; encoded by the exons ATGGCGGATAAAGAAGCTGATGGAAAAGTCGATGAACTTAAATGGCTTGAAACACTTGATAAAGAACTGCAGGATACGAATAAAGAAAGAAGTATATGCTCATCCTTGGAGCAAAGTGTTCTCAACTGCGAACAAGAATTAAATGGAAGGGCTTCTTCCATGTTGCCAGTCAGTTCATCTGTGAAGACTCAACATGATCAG GATGCATCTAGGGAGTTCAAGAATCAGATAACTGGATCACAAGATGGAGCATGTTTAACAAAATCAGTTGAGACTGGCTCTGAAAAGCAACGACATGAAGAGAGAgcaaataaatcttctttttctaCATGTTTTCTAGGTCTGCTATTGAATTCAGGGGGACCTGATGTCTCTGTTAAGGATTTCCAAAGCATGCATTCGTCATTGAATTTCAGTATTAAAGACAGCGCTCAGGAATGCAACAGGAGATTTCCATGGCCTAGCATTGGCGTGAATGCATGTGTATCAAAGCAAAAGCAGATAGTCGACGATATTATAACTGGCTCACAGATGTTAGAAAAGAGGCAAGCCCCTCCATTAGATAAGTTTAAGAGGAATGCAAATGAATGGTCAGAAGAAGAATTAGACTTTCTTTGGATTGGTGTGAGAAGATATGGAGTTAACAATTGGAATGCAATGCTAAGGGATCCAAAACTTTGCTTCATGAAATCAAGAGCTGCGGAGGATCTTGCTGAGCGATGGAATTTAGAGCAAAGAAAGCTTCTGAATGGTGCACTATTCAAGCCAGGAACACTGTCTGTACCAGACCTTTCACTGCCTCCTTTTACGACTGATTCTTGGCCAGCAAAACCATCATTAAGTAACCACTATGGTGGTAATGGTGCCTGGTCAGCTTGTTCAGAATTCCCAATGCTCACAGCTGAGCCTAAACTTTCTCTGGGAGATGTATACCTCAAGAATGAGAACACCTTCAAGAGAAATCCACTTCATTCATTAGGCCTGGGCCCAGCCAATCCTCTCACAAGTGTCAGTCCGCCTGCAGATTCCATCCTCTGCAGCTTCCCGGTGGGTTCTTCTTTCCCAGGGTCAGGACTCGCTCACCATAAATCTTTCAATGTTCACACAAGGTATGACTATGAATCATCTTCTTCGCACCACAAGTCAGTTGAAAGGCTGACTCAGGATCACCAACCAACGAGTGTGCCAGCAAGTAATCTCCCTCATTGGCTTAGAGATGTGTTGATCCCACAACCAAAGCCAAGCAATTCAACATTGCCTCCTGTTTCAGCCCTGGCACAACCTGCAAGCATGCTTAGTACTGACACAAGAGTAGAGCCAACTGCTCCACCTAAGGATTCCCGGGGACGGGGAATTCTGAAGAGAAAGAACATCACATCTGGTAATCATGCTAGCACCGTAAGCGTGTCTGAAAGATCGGTATCTATGAATgagcatcggatggggaaaaggcCTGGTGCTCTTCCAACTCTGGGTGTGAACTCCCCGAAACCTACATCGGTTAATACAGGTTCAGGTCTGAATGGTGTATCCAATTTGAATAAGAATTCAGGTCCTGGCGGACCAAGTAACTTGGTTGTTATTGATAGTGATGCATCTTCTGAGGAGACGATATCGGACAGCTAG
- the LOC140854278 gene encoding uncharacterized protein has protein sequence MREDERIVVECNQLDQPIKKAACLLTSFFGTVARRPQLCPLDYAKWNDMLPTYKVELLRVIESKFVLPPSTHDFVMKSLNRKWKEYRAQLKRDYMRQDMTEEEVARNYPPDVPPHQWMELVHYWFSERAQTYSAIGRAARAAQSVPHISGSKSYARLRQEFV, from the exons atgcgtgaggatgagagaattgttgtggagtgcaatcagctagatcagccaattaagaaagctgcctgcttattgacttcattttttgggactgttgctcggaggcctcagctatgtccattggactatgcaaaatggaatgacatgcttccaacgtacaaagttgagctcctccgagttatagag agcaagtttgttctccctccatccactcatgattttgtaatgaagtctctcaaccgcaaatggaaagaatatagagcacaattgaagagggactatatgagacaggatatgacagaggaggaggttgctagaaattatcctcctgatgtaccccctcatcagtggatggagttggttcattattggttctccgagagggcacag acttattctgctattggtagagctgcacgagcagctcagtctgttcctcatatatcggggtcgaagagttatgcacgacttcgacaggagttt GTTTGA
- the LOC105036514 gene encoding putative 4-coumarate--CoA ligase-like 8, which yields MAGSSFITREERSFFCPSTGIYNGPWSSSLAPTPPLSLPQFLLFHFAFSSSSKPAFIDAETGAALTIANLRALTAAAARALAVLGVGHGDVVLHVSPNSLHFPAFVLAAMSLGAVFSTANFLQTRSEIQSQVQDSGPVLILTTADLAPKLDGLIPRPPTLIDQFFASLSIDRNAPVEFPGVGPADPAALMYSSGTTGKSKGVVSSHGNLVAMASVLRHVWGRREEVHACVVPLSHMFGFSVFVCRAVAAGATVVVLRRYALDELLMAVEEHRVTLLPAVPPMVVQLARSCGVARANYDLRSLREVICSGAPLGRDHMERFADAYPGITLSQF from the exons ATGGCAGGCTCCTCATTTATTACGCGAGAAGAGAGAAGCTTCTTCTGCCCCTCTACCGGCATCTACAACGGTCCATGGAGTTCGTCGCTGGCTCCCACACCACCTCTCTCGCTTCCCCAATTCCTCCTCTTCCACTTcgctttctcctcctcctccaagcccgCTTTCATCGATGCGGAGACCGGCGCAGCCCTCACCATTGCCAACCTCCGCGCTctcaccgccgccgccgcccgtGCACTCGCCGTCCTCGGCGTTGGCCATGGCGACGTCGTCCTTCACGTCTCTCCCAACTCTCTCCACTTCCCCGCTTTCGTCCTCGCCGCCATGTCCCTCGGCGCCGTCTTCTCCACCGCCAACTTCCTCCAAACCCGCTCGGAGATCCAATCCCAGGTTCAAGATTCCGGCCCCGTTCTCATCCTCACCACCGCCGACCTCGCCCCCAAGCTCGACGGCCTCATACCCCGCCCTCCGACCCTGATCGACCAATTCTTCGCATCGCTCTCCATCGATCGGAACGCCCCGGTCGAGTTCCCCGGCGTGGGCCCAGCCGATCCGGCGGCGCTGATGTACTCGTCCGGGACGACGGGGAAGAGCAAGGGGGTGGTGAGCTCGCACGGGAATCTGGTGGCGATGGCCAGCGTTCTGCGGCACGTGTGGGGGAGGAGGGAGGAGGTGCACGCGTGCGTGGTGCCGCTGTCCCATATGTTCGGCTTCTCGGTGTTTGTGTGCAGGGCGGTGGCGGCGGGTGCGACGGTGGTGGTGCTCCGGCGGTACGCGCTGGATGagctgctgatggcggtggaggagCACCGGGTGACGCTGCTGCCGGCGGTGCCGCCGATGGTGGTGCAGCTGGCGAGGTCGTGCGGCGTGGCGCGAGCCAATTACGATCTGCGCTCGCTCAGGGAGGTGATCTGCTCCGGCGCGCCGCTCGGGAGGGACCACATGGAGCGCTTCGCCGACGCATACCCCGGCATAACCCTCTCTCAG TTCTGA